In the Rhizobium sp. Pop5 genome, one interval contains:
- a CDS encoding N-acyl homoserine lactonase family protein, producing the protein MKMHFLEAGRLRMRRSIYVPGALKEEAIELPVHATLMRHPQGNALFDSGCNPEAAIDPGARWGGLSKVMTPIFSPERTVVHQLKTLALDPEDIDVVICSHLHPDHCGCNAYFRRATILCHEAEAQAATASGAENQGYLRGEWDQPQGFQTFNAEHDVFGDGRIVLLPMPGHTPGMTVARVELEKDGSFILASDAAPLQASVDTGIAPRNTWNIELAAEALARLKALRERGASIIFGHDDAQWQELRKGVEFYE; encoded by the coding sequence ATGAAGATGCATTTTCTCGAGGCCGGCCGCCTTCGTATGCGCCGGTCCATCTACGTCCCTGGGGCGCTGAAGGAAGAAGCGATTGAATTGCCGGTTCACGCCACCCTGATGCGCCATCCCCAAGGCAACGCGCTGTTCGATAGCGGATGCAATCCAGAGGCCGCCATCGATCCAGGCGCGCGATGGGGTGGGTTAAGCAAGGTTATGACCCCGATCTTTTCGCCAGAGCGGACGGTCGTTCATCAGTTGAAGACTCTTGCTCTCGATCCCGAGGACATAGATGTTGTGATCTGTTCACATCTGCATCCCGATCATTGCGGCTGCAACGCGTACTTTCGGCGCGCAACGATCCTCTGCCACGAAGCGGAGGCGCAGGCCGCCACGGCAAGCGGTGCAGAAAATCAAGGCTATCTTCGAGGAGAATGGGACCAGCCCCAGGGTTTCCAGACCTTCAATGCCGAGCATGACGTCTTTGGCGACGGGCGCATCGTCTTGCTGCCCATGCCGGGTCATACCCCCGGAATGACCGTCGCCCGTGTCGAGCTGGAAAAAGATGGTTCATTTATACTCGCTTCAGATGCTGCCCCGCTCCAGGCGAGCGTCGACACCGGTATCGCTCCGAGAAATACTTGGAACATCGAACTCGCCGCAGAGGCACTCGCTCGCCTGAAAGCTCTTCGGGAGCGGGGAGCTTCTATCATTTTCGGCCACGACGACGCGCAATGGCAAGAGTTGCGAAAGGGTGTGGAGTTCTACGAATGA
- a CDS encoding (2Fe-2S)-binding protein, protein MLAVQADGSEIETMAREASILGRIQEAFRQHHGLQCEFVGPVSSLAIIDLLRHHPLETDDKIREALSGNICRCTGYENIVNAVRELASKRGP, encoded by the coding sequence ATGCTTGCAGTGCAGGCAGACGGGAGCGAAATCGAAACCATGGCCAGGGAAGCGTCGATACTCGGACGAATCCAAGAAGCGTTCCGCCAGCATCATGGCCTGCAATGCGAATTTGTAGGCCCAGTTTCATCGTTGGCGATCATCGACCTTCTTCGCCACCATCCGCTGGAAACCGATGATAAGATCAGGGAAGCGCTCTCAGGAAACATCTGTCGTTGTACGGGCTATGAAAACATCGTCAACGCCGTCCGCGAACTGGCTAGCAAGAGAGGACCTTAA
- a CDS encoding FAD binding domain-containing protein has product MTATDPIIRQHLPIVHEAMHHVTHMTVRNRGTFGGSVAHADPATEMPMMTRFLGGTVIASSQRGRREIPAADFLSDRWSTRWNRTSL; this is encoded by the coding sequence ATGACCGCGACAGACCCGATCATCCGCCAACACTTGCCGATCGTGCATGAGGCGATGCATCACGTCACCCATATGACCGTGCGCAACCGCGGCACCTTCGGCGGCAGCGTCGCGCATGCGGATCCAGCGACCGAGATGCCGATGATGACACGGTTCCTCGGTGGGACGGTCATCGCCTCCTCTCAGCGCGGCAGACGCGAAATACCTGCAGCCGATTTTTTGTCGGATCGCTGGTCAACTCGTTGGAACCGGACGAGTTTGTAA
- a CDS encoding transposase domain-containing protein, with translation MTIIGTDKLHGRNPESYLTDVLTQIKD, from the coding sequence TTGACCATCATTGGAACGGACAAACTGCATGGCCGCAACCCCGAGAGCTACCTCACGGACGTCCTAACCCAGATCAAAGATTAA
- a CDS encoding avidin/streptavidin family protein: protein MIRTNAVAALVFAVATSALAFDASNFKDFSSIASASSSWQNQSGSTMIIQVDSFGNVSGQYVNRAQGTGCQNSPYPLTGRVNGTFIAFSVGWNNSTENCNSATGWTGYAQVNGNNTEIVTSWNLAYEGGSGPAIEQGQDTFQYVPTTENKSLLKD from the coding sequence ATGATCCGTACTAATGCAGTTGCAGCACTTGTGTTTGCTGTAGCAACCTCAGCTCTTGCTTTCGATGCAAGCAACTTCAAGGATTTTTCAAGCATCGCATCGGCTTCCAGCAGTTGGCAGAACCAGTCCGGCTCGACGATGATCATTCAAGTCGACTCGTTCGGAAATGTCTCCGGCCAATATGTAAACAGAGCCCAGGGCACCGGATGCCAGAACTCGCCCTATCCGCTAACAGGAAGGGTAAACGGGACGTTCATCGCATTTTCGGTCGGCTGGAACAATTCGACGGAGAACTGCAATTCCGCAACCGGATGGACCGGCTACGCACAGGTCAACGGCAACAACACTGAGATAGTCACGAGCTGGAACCTCGCTTACGAAGGCGGCTCCGGTCCGGCCATTGAGCAAGGACAAGACACTTTCCAGTACGTGCCGACGACTGAGAACAAAAGCCTCTTGAAGGATTAA